From the Lactobacillus johnsonii genome, the window CAAAATGGGATACTATTCCAGTTCCTGATGAATACAAGGAAGAAGCTTTAAAGCGTCGTAACGAATTAATTGAAGCTGTTGCTGATGTTGATGATGGCATTATGGACAAGTACTTAGGCGGTGAAGAAATTTCTAACGACGAATTAAAGGCAGCTATCCGTAAAGCTACTTTAAACTTAGAATTCTTCCCAGTTTACGCAGGTTCAGCATTCAAGAACAAGGGTGTTCAAATGATGCTTGATGGTGTTGTTGATTACTTACCATCACCACTTGACGTAAAACCTTACGTTGCTCATGATCCTAAGACTGGTGACGAAGTTGAACTTATGGCTGACGATAAGAAGCCATTTGCAGCTTTAGCATTTAAGATTGCAACTGATCCATTTGTTGGTCGTTTAACTTTCATCCGTGTTTACACTGGTTCACTTCAATCAGGTTCTTACGTATTAAATGCATCAAAGAACTCTCGTGAACGTGTTGGTCGTTTGCTTCAAATGCACGCTAACTCAAGAACTGAAATTTCAGAAGTATTCTCAGGTGATATCGCTGGTGCTATTGGTTTGAAGAACACTACTACTGGTGACTCCTTAACTGATCCAGCTCACCCACTTATCTTGGAAAGTTTACAAGTTCCAGATCCAGTTATCCAAGTATCTGTTGAACCTAAGTCAAAAGCTGACCGTGATAAGATGGATGTTGCTTTACAAAAGCTTACTGAAGAAGACCCAACTTTCCGTGCTGAAACTAACCCAGAAACTGGTCAAACTTTGATTTCTGGTATGGGTGAATTACACTTAGACATCATGGTTGAACGTATGAAACGTGAATTTAACGTTGAAGCAACTATTGGTGAACCACAAGTTGCTTACCGTGAAACCTTCACTAAGGAAGCTAAAGCACAAGGTAAGTTTGTTCGTCAATCCGGTGGTAAAGGTCAATATGGTGATGTTTGGATCGAATTTACTCCAAATGAAGAAGGAAAGGGTTACGAATTCGAAGACGCTATCGTTGGTGGTGTAGTTCCTCGTGAATTTATTCCTTCAGTTGACCAAGGTTTACAAGAAGCTATGAAGAATGGTGTTCTTGCTGGTTACCCATTAATTGATGTTAAGGCTAAGTTATATGATGGTAGTTACCACGAAGTCGACTCATCAGAAGCTGCCTTCAAGGTTGCTGCATCTCTTGCTTTGAGAAATGCTGCTTCTAAGGCTGGTGCCGTTATTCTTGAACCTATCATGAAAGTTCAAGTAACTACTCCAGAAGAATACCTAGGTGATGTAATGGGTTCAATCACTGCACG encodes:
- the fusA gene encoding elongation factor G, which gives rise to MANKREFPLDKTRNIGIMAHIDAGKTTTTERILYYTGKIHKIGETHEGDSQMDWMEEEKERGITITSAATTAQWKDYRINIIDTPGHVDFTIEVERSLRVLDGAVTVLDAQAGVEPQTENVWRQAETYGVPRIVFVNKMDKIGADFDKSVKSLHERLNANAQAVQMPIGSADTFEGVIDLINMVADVYDEDKLGSKWDTIPVPDEYKEEALKRRNELIEAVADVDDGIMDKYLGGEEISNDELKAAIRKATLNLEFFPVYAGSAFKNKGVQMMLDGVVDYLPSPLDVKPYVAHDPKTGDEVELMADDKKPFAALAFKIATDPFVGRLTFIRVYTGSLQSGSYVLNASKNSRERVGRLLQMHANSRTEISEVFSGDIAGAIGLKNTTTGDSLTDPAHPLILESLQVPDPVIQVSVEPKSKADRDKMDVALQKLTEEDPTFRAETNPETGQTLISGMGELHLDIMVERMKREFNVEATIGEPQVAYRETFTKEAKAQGKFVRQSGGKGQYGDVWIEFTPNEEGKGYEFEDAIVGGVVPREFIPSVDQGLQEAMKNGVLAGYPLIDVKAKLYDGSYHEVDSSEAAFKVAASLALRNAASKAGAVILEPIMKVQVTTPEEYLGDVMGSITARRGSMEGMEDRAGAKVINSFVPLSEMFGYATTLRSSTQGRGTFTMVFDHYSPTPKSIQADIIKKRGGEDAE